The genomic stretch aaaagatctctcttaaaagcttcaaacccagatgaaaatggtgaaaagcacactaccctccccaaatccCACTTGCGAGactttactgggtcgttgttattgtatttaaagttgaattatttctaaataaaaatatatgattAGAACAAGGAGAGTATCAAAATAAGAAAGATTTTACTAACCATTAAGTGGTCAATGCACATTTTTCATATGACCAAAGTTCACAAGGAAAGTGCTAATAGTGTTGGGTGCTTGtcctgattttcttaccatatttgaatTTTCTATCTCTAGAAGGAAAGGATAATATATTTACCATAATTGAGTTTTCCTCATTTTAGAAGGAAACTATAAATCtcccatatttggctagtcccttttcttgtaggaaaatgtttggaCTTTTATAAATTGAGGGtccttccttctcattcagtatcatccacaatgtagctatatggggtttgagaggcgtgtttagggggagaactttatgggacaagtgttagtatatcacttgtgtttgcctcttcgtgagattgttctctcgatattttgtactctctttttatatagtggattgctcatctccgccgtggacgtagcttccgcatgacacctaatTATTTTGGTCCTAACAAGTGGCATCAGAGTGAGGTTTaagacaggttcatcttggcgggTTTAGTTATAGCCGCAACCTATTTAACGGTAATCATGATTtttgtctgagaaatttgaccggaGCGTTACGCACATTGAGACAAACTTTGcggtggagatttggagatgcgacctgttgaagattatgtgaagaaggtgggtcaagtttattttgtcagaaaattcaggCTAAGTGGaagaattgttaggtgtttgtcctaattttcttaccatatttagtTTTCCTATCTCTAGAAAGAAAGGACAATATATTTACCATAATTGAGTTTTCCttcttttagaaggaaattataaacctctcatatttggctagtccctttTCTTGTAGGAATATATTtgaacttctataaattgaggatcctttctTCTCATTcaatagcatccacaatgtagtcatATTAGGTTTGAGAGTCGTATTTAGGGGAAGAattttacgggacaagtgttagtgtgtcacttgtgtttgcctcttcgtgaggttgttctctcaatatttcgtactctctttttatatagtggattgctcactCCGCCATGGATGTAGCTTCTGCATGACACCTAATTATTTTGATCCTAAAAAATAGCGCCTATTTATATTTTCCCGACTGTTTTCTGTTTGGCCATGAAAAGCTTATTCAGAAAGAAAATAATGTAAAGTTTTCCAAGGAGTTTCGTTCACTTGTGTTTTCGAACATGCTTTTTCGAAAGAATTTCAGGCTTTATTTATTTAGTGAGAAGCCTTTTCAAGAAACTTTCTGAGAATATTCAAAGAAGTTCAAAACGAAGAAACTAAAACCATCCAAATTGTTTATTTTATGTAAgtattttctcaaaaatatttctGTTTACTCTAAAatacggataacaattaaatttataagtggttttaaggatatgcggATTAACTCGATACAAATGGTAAATTGCGTAAAATTAAATAGACACTCCTTATGAGCTATGGACTGGTCATAAACCAAACTTAAAGGATTTACGATCTTGTGGTTGTGCTGAATATGTAAAAGATTCTTTAGCAAGTTTGGTAAATTAGATCCAAAAGGCAAGAAATGTATCTTTATAAGATATTCAGAACACTCCAAAGGATATGTGTTCATTGGTGAATTAGAGAATGGAAGTGTTACTGAGATTGAATCGCAAGATGTCAcatttttggaaaatgattttTCAAAGAAGGGCTAGGTAAAGAAAGGAGAGCCTCTTTATGAAATGTTGAACTCAGAAAATCAGCAAATGTCTTCTAACACAGTTGATAATCAAATTGATCAAGATCTTATTCTTGATCCGGGTGGGAGTGAGAGCTCTCAAACACAAAATCCTTCTGACGAATCTGAATTTCAACTACGAAAGAGTGCCAAGAAAAATATACCCAAACGTACTTATGAAATTGAAGATTATATTTTCTTGGTATCTCTTCATAGAAATGGATGAGCCAGAGTCTGTGATTGAGGCTTTATCGAGAGCTAAAAAAGATGAGTGGATGAAAGCAATGAAAGAAGAATTAGAGTCCATGAAAACCAACAATGTCTGGAATCTAGTTGACCTTCCGCCTGGGCGTAGAGCCATTGGGAACAAATGGGTTCTCAAAGTCAAACGCAAAGCGGATGGGTCAATAGAAAGATACAAGGCACGGTTGGTGGAAAAATGTTTTACTTAAGAAGTTGGAAGAGATTATGAGGAAATATTTTTATCACTTGTAAAGTTTACCTCAATTCACTTACTTTTGGCTATTGTTGCACGTTTGGATTTGGAATTGCATTAAATGGACGTGAAGATAACTTTTTTCAATGAAGAACTAAACGAAGAAATCCACATAGAACAACCTGTAGGCTTCATCGTTAAAGGTCAAGAAAAGAAGGTCTGTAAATTGAAAAGATCTATTTATGGTCTGAAGAAATCTTCAAAGCAATGGTATTTACGATTTTACAAGGAGGTGATCTCGTATGATTTCACCATGATAAATGAAGACCATTGCATTTATGTGAAGAAGTCCAATGAGATGTTcataattctttctctttatgTGGATGGTATTTTATTAGCCAGAAATGATTTGGAGTATTTGAAGACTATCAAGTCATGGCTTTCAATGTCATTTAACATGAAAGATATGGGTGAGACCGACTATATCCTTGGAGTTAAGATTTAAAGAGACCGTTCCAAAAAGTTATTGAGTCTATCTCAAGAAActtatataaagaaaattttggAGCTTTTTCGCATAATAGTTGCAAATCCATGGATACTCCTATAGCGAGAGGTGAAACTTTAAGCCTTGAAATGTGTCCCAAGagtgaaaatgaaaaggaagacaTGTCTCGAGTTTTATATTCAAGTGTTGTCGGGAGCTTGATGTACGTTATGATATGTACTCGCTCAGACATTTGTTATGTCGTAGGTCTGGTTAGCAGGTATCAATCCAATCCTAGAAGAGATCATTGGAAAACTATGAAGAGAATTTTTAGATACCTGAAAGGAACTGCAGATTATTCACTATGTTATAATGGAAATAATTTATACTTGAGAGGATATACAGAAGTTGATTGGGCTAGTGACCGGAATGATAGAAAATCAATATCCGGTTATGCCTTCTTACTAAATGGTGGTGCTATATCATGGAAAAGTAAGAAACAAACATGTACAACCATTTCAACGATGGAAGCTGAGTTAGTGGCTTGTGCGTCTGCAGTACAAGAAGGTGTTTGGTTGAAGAGATTTTTTGAGTATTGGATATTACAAAGAACTCTCAGGGTCTCATGACTCtatattgtgatagtcaagcggctATTGCATATACAAAATATCCTAAGTATCACAGCAAGACCAAACACATTGACATCAAGTATAACTTTGTGAGAGACATAGTAGCAAGTGGGGAGATTAATTGACAGTACATTCCTAGCGAAGCATGATAGCTGATCCTTTTACAAAAACAATATCTAGAGACCTGTTTGAGAAACATGTTATGGCTCTAGGTTTGCGAAGGATATGAACATATATTGTAAAATGATTTTAATGTTATAATATACTCATCAATATTTAACTCTTGAATTTATGCTTATATCTTGTATGCATGTGATGAATGTTTTGTTGATAAAGTGTGTCGAACAAGTCGCGAGATTGGATCTCTCACACGAGCAATCGCCTCTTACATTAAGAATCGTGAAGAGATGAGACCTTATAGAACCTTGGATAATGCGAGGTTATATTTACTTGTAAAGGTCGGTCTTGACAACTAATCAGACTTACGAATTTCACTATTCGATTATGACTTGTTTTGTAAGCTAGATGCGAGTTTCTCTAAGAAGATGGTTTAAGGATTATTGAAGTGAGAAACTCGGGTTAGACATTTGGAGGTGTCTAGACCAAAATCTGTACGGTGTTGAATGATTAAAAGAATAAGGAACACACGCCAATATAAGGTGAGAGCACCGTAACATGTGTTTCATACCGCGTGTGCTATCGACCATGGGATAATGGAAGAATGAATCTCTAATTCTTCATTGAGTGAGATCCCAAAGAAGTTATATCAACTTTTATTAGAATACCCTTTGACCTTTTACTGTCTCTTGAAGTGACAATCAATGTTGCTACTTTAGCATGTCACTAATAGTCATGAGTGATTCGGCAATGCAGTACATGTCTAGGAAAGCAGTTGATTTGGAATGAAAAGATTCGAGTAGAAAGGGAAGACGACTAAAATTTAGTAATTTAACATGTATTCATAGGCCGACCATTACACTTACCATGAGGTATTGGGTGTAATTGTGGATACAAAGTTAAACATGAACTCGAGTTCACCTCTTTTCGAGGATGAGAGATCGGATAACTAGCTACTAGAGTAGCCAACAATGTCTGGGATATTGCGAGTAATAATAAGATCCTCTTGGTAGTAGTGAATCTTTTCCACATGTGATTGGATTTCTACATAGAGCTATTAAACAACCTTAAAGGGTGTAAGAATAATGTAGCTCTTAATGCTCGCAGGTCGCACGATCTATTTACCAGTATGAATTACGTATGTTATTCACATGGCACTGGTTTAATTTGGGTCTAGCCCATCATGTGCAAAGTTGGAGATGTTGGATATTGCGTTTGGGTCACGGGTCGCCCATATGGACTGACCCTACCATTTAGAGGAGATAAAACCTAAAAGAGGTTACCTATGGAGTTAAAACAcaggtaaataaaagaaaaaactaCTGCACATTAGAAAAATAATGGGAACGTGCGATTGTGTGAGTGGtagttttttttcttatttttatgtGTTTTAACTCCCTAGGTAACCTCTTTTAGGTTTTATCTCCTCTAAATGGGTAGGGTCAGTCCATATGGGCGACCCGTGACCCCTCTCTGtcctttatatatattttttcctcAACAGAGAAAAAAATAATGAAGTGATTCTCCCTAAAGAAAGAAGCACATCGTGATACACAAAAACAAGACATTTAGTTCGTGAACAAGAATTTCGTTTCCAAGAGAGACGATATCAGATTCGGGCAATTGATTGGAACAGATTCTGCAAAAAACTTTTGCTGTTGTTAACAGGTACACAAATTCGATGTCCCTGTTACTCGATTTTAACTATCACAATCTTTAATAATAGTTGGCTACATATTAAACTATTTGATTGAAGACAAACGTTCAGATGGAATACTCGCTTTCTCAGTTCTTAGTTCCCGAAGGAAAAGTCTTTCTTAATCCCTAAGCCAGATGCTAAACGAACAAAATGATTATGTCTACATTTAGAATCTTAAAAGAACATAATTATAGTCTCTTGCCTTTCTGATTTATACTCTCATTAATAAagcaaatttcaaaaaaaaaaaaaaaaaaaaaagaaagtaaaagaacATGGAATTtgagcaaagaaaaagaaaaaagaagaggggGAAAAAGGCAAAGGTGAAAACAACAATACTTTTACTTTTGGTCTGtaaaaaaaacaaatttcataagGAAAGTTCATTGGGAACAGTCTTCTTTGGAAAAAAAAATTTGAGTTTTAATGAAAAGAAGGAAACcttatcctttttcttttattcctccaatctagaaaaggaaaaagaatgagAAAAAATGTCGGTGACATTAATGAAaaatctcttttttcttttttcgtatGAATTCTATTATCCTCTGATGCCAATGATTGTCACAAATTAAAGCATGTGCATCTCACAGCTCAAGTACTCAAGCAGGAGGGGAAAAAAATTCTAAACATGCAACTTTGTAAGTGTTAGAACTTAGAAGCAGCAAGCAAACTTTTTCACTTTTTCACTTTTTCTCTCTCAAAAAATTCATGAAATGACTAAGAAAATAGAAAGTGATTACCACTGAAAAATAGTTGCTAAAACTGAAGTATGTGTCTAGTTTTATATAACTATGATGCTTGGGCTAGCGTGCACACATTTTGATTAATTTTAAAGAGAATTTGTTACATCTCCCCAACATAAGTATTGAGTAATTCTGATGACTAAAGCTTggacaaacaaaaagaaatcacTTAATATTTTTATCTTCGCTGAAATTTATCTATTAGACTCTAAGCATTTAGCTTAGACGATGTGGATTttcaacattttcctttttttattatcttttacacCATTTTCTTATGGGGAAAAAAAACTTACACATTATCATTTATTATTTTCGTTTCAGCATGGCCATACGAGGAAAGGGGAGTTTCGGAGTAATGATAAATGTTTCTTCATATGACCTATAGGTTATGAGTTCGAGCTAAGGAAgtagccactaatgcttgcattagtgTGGCTGTCTATATTACACCTCTTGAGGTGCGGCCCTTCTCCGAACCCTATGTGAACGCGGAATACCTTGTGCATCGGAGTGCCCATGACAATATGAACTCCCACCATTTTTAGCATTTGCTATTTTATTCatcaaattacaactttggatgTCTTATTATAGAGTCCGCTGGTACAGTGAAAGGTGAGACATGATAGACTTTACCATGATAATGTAATTATGCTATTCTTGGAGTACACTATCAACACAACTTGTTCCTTTTCTCCTAGGAGTTCCCAAAGTAAATAGGAGTATATGGTTCAAATCTCATTATTGTTTGTTGTAAAGATACCTGGTTAGAAGCATAAATTTTTTATTACTTTTTCTATGCATTTGTGATATGCCTGAATCATTCAAGGCAAGAATAGTAATAGAGAGGGTCCACCCTCCATAAGTTTACTAAATATTTCTAGAAAGGAAGGAGCTGATGATGCATGTTTGTTATCTAGTTAATCATACATATTGTTTGTATCTTTCAAATCATGCAATAATAATGATATGCATCATAGTGATCTTCCCAGTCCTCCATTTCTTTATAAGAAAATCATATCATATGTACTTAGAGGGGGATGATACAACATATGACCTAAATATATATGCGAAAAATtcataaaattttaataaatactAAATCTTAAATAATTTGAACTCATatataataaaattttaataaatactATAAGAACATTAAACtcataaataataaataaagactagAGAGTATACAAGATACAAAAGAAAAGCTGGTAGATGTCGACATTTGCTTTCCAGAATATGTAatttgtgtttttttttaaatcttgaGGCTTAGCGAGCATCGCACCCTTCCTAGAAGGTGGTTGTGTTCCTAAGTGCTCTGTAGGTGTATTAATGTGGTGGTTAGTGGTAATTTTCACaggttataaaaaaaaatattaaacttGAATCcataaattatttaaatttagaTTTGCCTCTGTTAATGCAATGTAACTATGACCATCAATCACGGATAAGGATTTTTACTCATgcattttatttccaaaagtATTCAAGATGGCTCATGGTTTTTTTACCATCAAATGATGCTTCAATATGTGCACTAGCTATCGCATCCTAATTGGGGAGAATATAAGCATACAGAACAAAGCATGCCATTGATTATATAATTTTATTGACAAATTGGCACCTTATAAGTAACTTTATTTGGTAGAGATTTTGGTCCAGTCCGCCTCTGCATTTGTTATATTTAATAAAACCCGGCACTATTAGTTACCAAAAAAACATCGGCACTTAGTGACGTAATAGAATAAGAGAGGTTATTATGCCATGAGATCTGAGGTTGCGATAGTGGAAAGATAAGCCAAAAAATGGAGGAGAAAAGAATCTGGATGTCCTAAAAGGATGAATCTTGAACGAAGAGAAATAAACATATAGCATTAAGTAATTCTATTTGGAAGTTGTATTTACAAAAACTTTTAGTACAGAAAAAAGAGGTTGTCATAACTCTTTGACCTCCTATTTGAAAGACAAGAAACCAATAAAGTAAAAGTgaagaaataaataaagaaactCATCTCATCACATAATAATAGCTAGCTAGATTCTATTCTTTTACAGCTCTtgaattttggaaaaaaatacaTCTGTCAACactatgaagcagcccaatatCATCAATATTGGACAAATCTTCATCTCTTTC from Nicotiana sylvestris chromosome 12, ASM39365v2, whole genome shotgun sequence encodes the following:
- the LOC138883497 gene encoding secreted RxLR effector protein 161-like, which codes for MDTPIARGETLSLEMCPKSENEKEDMSRVLYSSVVGSLMYVMICTRSDICYVVGLVSRYQSNPRRDHWKTMKRIFRYLKGTADYSLCYNGNNLYLRGYTEVDWASDRNDRKSISGYAFLLNGGAISWKSKKQTCTTISTMEAELVACASAVQEGVWLKRFFEYWILQRTLRVS